A window from Exiguobacterium marinum DSM 16307 encodes these proteins:
- a CDS encoding C39 family peptidase — MNWKTTTMFSLIAGTLFTSPLSTHAEGSFQQTDDGIVYTSSDGTVLTGWQEIEGHTYYLNDDGTLLTGWQEIEDATYYFEADGRLITGPYTVDGTTYTFDENGKLLIGWQERDGLVYYYDKTGQPVTGFQTISGKRYYFTEEGVRLSGWQQLGDAKHYFFPDGTIHTGMYTIDGKKYYLMEHGEMATGWKTIGTRRYYFGNDGKRRQGLARIGEKMYGFHPYYGYRLEGLHRINNRHYLFGKYGDRKYGLQRIDGVMYGFHPTYGYRLEGIHKLNSRYYSFDYYGRREYGFQTVDGKKVGFHPTYGYRLQGKFRLDGKTYHFHSTGVPEKGWKYTTQYEYFAPALTKKTDWQAINGKWHYFDTFGKMYQNRRVGNASFDARGVYSQALSIYKMSVPLYRQFPMGYPSGCEFFSLKMALEEKGRAVGASTLYNEMPKSMWNARYENRLYRWVDPNVMFTGDPKRTLGKYKNYGIYPKGMIGFASKYRPVKDLSNQGLGSIERELSMGNPVIVWASVDFNKPYGYFNWYTASNKKFTGYVNYHVMLATGYDKSNLYINDPYRGRLVIPKSKVSAVMGATGWKALAVR, encoded by the coding sequence ATGAACTGGAAGACGACTACAATGTTCAGTTTAATTGCTGGAACCCTCTTCACCTCTCCTCTATCGACTCATGCTGAAGGGTCATTCCAACAGACGGACGACGGCATCGTCTACACCTCGAGTGACGGGACGGTGTTGACGGGTTGGCAAGAAATTGAGGGCCATACGTACTATCTGAACGATGACGGAACGCTCCTTACAGGTTGGCAAGAAATCGAAGACGCTACATATTATTTTGAGGCAGACGGACGACTCATCACTGGTCCTTACACTGTCGACGGCACGACATATACATTTGACGAGAACGGGAAGCTGCTCATCGGATGGCAGGAACGGGATGGTCTCGTCTATTATTACGATAAAACCGGTCAACCGGTTACCGGTTTCCAGACAATCTCAGGCAAGCGGTACTACTTCACCGAGGAAGGGGTCCGTCTCTCGGGATGGCAACAGCTTGGTGACGCCAAACATTACTTCTTCCCGGACGGCACAATCCATACGGGCATGTACACAATAGACGGAAAAAAGTACTATCTGATGGAACATGGCGAAATGGCGACTGGTTGGAAAACGATCGGCACGCGTCGCTACTACTTCGGGAATGACGGCAAACGTCGTCAAGGACTCGCCCGCATCGGCGAGAAAATGTATGGCTTCCATCCGTATTATGGATATCGTCTCGAGGGACTTCATCGTATTAACAACCGGCACTATCTGTTCGGAAAATACGGTGACCGTAAGTACGGTCTCCAACGCATTGACGGTGTCATGTACGGTTTTCACCCGACCTACGGCTATCGTCTTGAAGGAATCCATAAATTAAACTCACGTTATTATTCGTTCGACTACTATGGTCGACGCGAATATGGATTCCAGACGGTTGATGGGAAGAAGGTCGGGTTCCATCCGACATACGGTTATCGGCTGCAAGGGAAATTCCGATTGGATGGAAAAACATATCATTTCCACTCGACCGGCGTCCCCGAAAAAGGCTGGAAATACACGACCCAGTACGAATATTTCGCACCTGCCTTAACGAAAAAGACGGACTGGCAAGCCATTAACGGGAAATGGCATTACTTCGACACGTTCGGAAAAATGTATCAAAACCGCCGCGTCGGTAACGCCTCATTCGATGCGCGGGGCGTCTATTCTCAAGCGCTGTCCATCTATAAAATGAGCGTCCCACTCTATCGTCAGTTCCCGATGGGGTACCCGTCTGGCTGTGAGTTCTTCTCCCTCAAGATGGCACTTGAAGAGAAAGGCCGTGCCGTCGGCGCATCCACCTTATACAACGAGATGCCAAAGAGTATGTGGAACGCTCGCTACGAGAACAGACTATACCGTTGGGTCGACCCGAACGTCATGTTCACCGGTGACCCGAAACGGACGCTCGGCAAATATAAAAACTATGGGATTTATCCAAAAGGTATGATCGGATTTGCCAGCAAATATCGTCCTGTGAAAGACTTGTCCAACCAAGGACTCGGTTCGATTGAACGGGAATTGTCGATGGGCAACCCGGTCATCGTCTGGGCGAGCGTTGACTTCAACAAGCCGTACGGCTACTTCAACTGGTACACCGCCTCGAACAAGAAGTTCACCGGCTACGTCAACTATCACGTCATGTTGGCGACCGGCTATGACAAGTCAAACTTATACATTAACGACCCGTATCGCGGTCGCTTAGTCATCCCGAAATCAAAAGTGAGCGCCGTCATGGGCGCGACGGGCTGGAAGGCGCTAGCAGTCAGGTAG
- a CDS encoding ABC transporter permease, whose product MRTAIFKQEWREAWSNKRLIWIPVALMLLASMQPITLYFLPDILASGGNFPDGTIIEIPIPTPEEVLISVSEQLRQIGLLIVLLSAMHTFSHERTNGTLAWLKSLQIPTSRIVISKWAHYALLTFGGILLAQTAAAYYTVILFDAFDSVDFLVSTALLVCHFIVQLSIFFFIAALLESGVVAVVLTLGLHFVMSLLIGWVDLDWMPWMLGPLSSEVLLTEVDLVWPLLTGILVVVLSLYVASKRLRFMSHST is encoded by the coding sequence ATGCGTACAGCAATCTTCAAACAAGAATGGCGCGAAGCATGGTCAAACAAACGACTCATTTGGATTCCCGTCGCCCTTATGCTCCTCGCCTCGATGCAGCCGATCACACTCTACTTCTTACCGGATATCCTCGCTTCCGGTGGAAATTTCCCTGACGGAACCATCATCGAGATCCCGATCCCAACTCCGGAGGAAGTCTTAATCTCAGTGAGTGAACAGCTTCGTCAAATCGGACTCCTCATCGTCTTATTGTCGGCGATGCATACGTTCAGCCATGAACGGACGAATGGGACACTCGCATGGCTCAAGTCATTACAAATCCCGACATCACGTATTGTCATCAGCAAATGGGCCCATTATGCCTTATTGACGTTCGGCGGTATTTTGCTCGCACAAACGGCAGCAGCATACTATACAGTGATTCTATTTGATGCATTTGACTCGGTCGATTTTCTCGTGTCGACGGCACTTCTCGTCTGTCATTTCATCGTGCAACTATCTATCTTCTTTTTCATCGCAGCACTTCTAGAGAGCGGCGTGGTTGCGGTCGTCTTGACGCTCGGACTCCACTTCGTCATGTCCCTCTTAATTGGTTGGGTCGACCTTGATTGGATGCCATGGATGCTCGGACCGCTATCGAGCGAGGTGTTACTGACAGAGGTGGATCTCGTTTGGCCGCTCCTGACCGGAATCCTCGTTGTCGTCCTCTCGCTTTATGTGGCGTCGAAACGCCTTCGCTTCATGAGTCATTCGACGTAA
- a CDS encoding ABC transporter ATP-binding protein produces the protein MKVTHISKHFGSFKALDDVSFELRPGCTSLLGENGAGKTTLLNLLARVTNPTSGDVSGHVQTRIGYLPQRPALYPSLTPVETIRYAVELTGTKHVDPVKLLKRVGLEPVDRPAANLSGGMRQRLGIAQALVHDPELLLLDEPVSALDPRGRREVLDLLSDLKRERMILYSTHVLPDAEEASDWVLLLRQGKLLMEGTVTDLLGSKSTIELRLFDDETSGADWNQLEGVTQTIQHGSTWVFESSDRKLAERAILRRVLELNVVIQSLHVGHPSLESLFLEVNA, from the coding sequence ATGAAGGTCACACACATTTCGAAACACTTCGGATCGTTCAAAGCACTCGATGATGTCAGTTTTGAGTTGCGCCCTGGGTGCACGTCCTTACTCGGTGAGAACGGAGCGGGTAAGACGACGCTTTTAAACTTGCTCGCCCGTGTCACGAACCCTACAAGTGGTGACGTGAGCGGTCACGTACAAACACGCATCGGTTATTTGCCGCAACGTCCGGCCCTCTACCCGTCTTTGACTCCCGTCGAGACGATTCGATATGCCGTCGAGTTGACAGGTACAAAGCACGTCGACCCCGTCAAACTGTTAAAACGTGTCGGTCTCGAACCGGTCGACCGACCGGCTGCAAACCTATCCGGAGGGATGCGCCAACGACTCGGCATCGCACAGGCGCTCGTGCATGACCCGGAATTATTGCTGCTCGATGAACCAGTCTCCGCACTCGACCCTCGCGGTCGTCGGGAAGTGCTCGATTTATTGAGCGATTTGAAACGGGAGCGAATGATTCTCTACTCTACGCACGTTCTCCCGGATGCCGAAGAAGCGAGCGACTGGGTGCTCTTGCTTCGACAAGGAAAATTGCTCATGGAAGGCACCGTGACCGACCTGCTCGGTTCGAAATCGACCATCGAATTACGACTCTTCGACGACGAAACGAGTGGAGCGGACTGGAACCAACTAGAAGGTGTGACTCAGACAATCCAACACGGTTCAACGTGGGTATTCGAATCATCGGACCGAAAGCTCGCCGAGCGAGCGATTTTGCGACGCGTCTTGGAACTGAACGTCGTCATCCAATCGCTGCACGTCGGGCATCCGTCTCTTGAGTCCTTATTTTTGGAGGTGAACGCCTGA
- a CDS encoding PLD nuclease N-terminal domain-containing protein, with product MDITNDPNTLLLILLPVLILQLILLVVALIDLFKRDVTNGPKWVWLLVIVFINILGPIVYFLWGRAKR from the coding sequence ATGGATATCACAAACGACCCGAATACACTTTTACTCATCCTACTCCCTGTCTTGATTTTGCAACTCATCCTGCTCGTTGTCGCTTTGATCGACCTATTCAAACGCGACGTGACGAACGGACCGAAATGGGTATGGCTCCTCGTCATCGTCTTCATTAACATTCTTGGACCGATTGTTTACTTCTTATGGGGACGGGCAAAACGATGA